Proteins from one Mesotoga infera genomic window:
- a CDS encoding ABC transporter ATP-binding protein, protein MRKLMKYLKPYWVFVVLAPALMMLEVAIDLFQPRLLEEIIDVGIKQGNLDMVVNTGLKMLLITFIGALGGIGCSVTSSIAAQNAGADIRRNLFSKVQHLSFGSLDRFGTGSLITRLTDDVVQFQHFIMLMLRMFVRAPLLFLGSVIMAFSISWRLSLIIIAIIPLIVMIIYFSMKKVLPLFTRVQKEVDKVNAVVRDNVSGIRVVKSFASSRQESAKFAKTNDEYMKLSMKSARILVVIMPLFSLILNFGIVAVIWIGGIQVEAGGLQTGQIMAFVNYLTRMLMSIMMIGMMLIFVSRAQASARRISEVLETPEEEDVETTEKFDLNGPIVFQSVNFSYEGNERKVLRDINLTINPGETVAFLGDTGSGKSTLVNLIPRLYEVTSGRIMLNGIDITKIPRRELRKEIAFVFQETILFSGKISDNIAYGNPNASLEDIQQAADMARVGDFISTLPEGYDTNLSQMATNLSGGQRQRVAIARALASRARIIVFDDSTSALDAQTEVAVMKAINDRLKCTKIIITQKISSVVNCDRIYLLETGRIVASGTHGELMKTSDLYREIYRSQFGEVGEESA, encoded by the coding sequence ATGCGAAAGCTTATGAAGTATCTCAAACCCTATTGGGTTTTTGTAGTTCTGGCACCTGCGTTAATGATGCTGGAAGTCGCCATAGATCTTTTTCAACCGAGATTGCTTGAAGAAATAATCGACGTCGGGATAAAACAGGGCAACCTAGATATGGTTGTCAATACGGGATTGAAGATGCTGCTGATAACTTTCATAGGAGCGCTCGGCGGGATAGGCTGTTCAGTGACCTCTTCGATCGCCGCTCAGAATGCTGGAGCCGATATCAGAAGAAATCTCTTCAGTAAAGTCCAACACCTTTCTTTCGGTTCACTAGACAGATTCGGTACGGGTAGCTTGATAACCAGACTAACCGATGACGTCGTCCAGTTTCAGCATTTCATCATGCTGATGCTCAGGATGTTCGTCAGGGCACCCCTGCTTTTTTTGGGAAGTGTCATTATGGCCTTTTCGATAAGCTGGCGACTTTCACTGATCATCATCGCGATTATTCCCCTGATAGTGATGATAATATACTTCTCGATGAAAAAAGTACTGCCGCTTTTCACAAGAGTTCAGAAAGAAGTCGATAAGGTCAATGCAGTGGTGAGAGACAATGTTTCGGGGATAAGGGTGGTCAAGTCCTTCGCTTCTTCCAGGCAGGAATCGGCGAAGTTCGCCAAAACGAACGACGAATATATGAAGTTGTCGATGAAATCGGCCAGGATTCTCGTGGTCATTATGCCTCTCTTCTCACTGATTTTAAACTTCGGTATAGTGGCCGTGATATGGATAGGTGGTATTCAGGTCGAAGCCGGCGGCCTCCAAACCGGTCAGATAATGGCCTTCGTCAACTATCTCACTAGAATGCTTATGTCCATAATGATGATCGGCATGATGCTCATCTTCGTTTCCAGGGCCCAGGCTTCTGCCAGAAGGATTTCCGAGGTTCTCGAAACACCTGAAGAGGAAGATGTTGAAACCACGGAGAAGTTCGATCTCAATGGCCCTATAGTATTCCAAAGCGTGAATTTTTCATATGAAGGAAATGAAAGAAAGGTCCTCCGCGATATCAATCTCACTATCAACCCCGGCGAAACGGTGGCTTTCCTAGGAGACACGGGCTCGGGTAAATCGACTCTGGTCAATCTGATTCCAAGGCTCTACGAAGTGACTTCCGGTAGAATTATGCTGAACGGTATAGATATTACAAAGATCCCCAGAAGGGAACTCCGGAAAGAGATAGCCTTTGTCTTTCAGGAGACGATTCTCTTCTCGGGAAAGATAAGCGATAATATCGCCTACGGTAATCCCAACGCTTCGCTTGAAGACATACAGCAGGCGGCCGATATGGCGAGGGTTGGAGACTTTATCTCAACGCTCCCCGAAGGTTACGACACAAACTTGAGCCAGATGGCTACGAACCTCTCGGGAGGTCAGAGACAGAGAGTAGCCATTGCCAGGGCTCTCGCGTCCAGAGCACGAATCATAGTCTTTGACGACAGTACAAGTGCCCTTGATGCACAGACTGAAGTCGCAGTAATGAAGGCGATAAATGACAGGCTCAAGTGCACCAAGATCATAATCACCCAGAAGATAAGCTCGGTAGTCAACTGCGACAGAATATACCTCCTCGAAACCGGCCGCATAGTGGCAAGCGGAACCCACGGCGAGCTTATGAAGACGAGCGATCTTTACAGAGAAATCTACCGATCGCAATTCGGAGAAGTTGGTGAGGAAAGTGCCTGA
- a CDS encoding protein O-GlcNAcase produces MKGFRIRGVVEGFYGKPWSMEDRFDIIQFMGDHGYNLYIYAPKDDELHRFRWRESYGDDFVKGFSMVVEKGRQCGVDVAMAISPGLTVEYSSEDDLQTFVGKLLSFTEMGVKSFALFYDDIPFRLSSQRDKERFKSLASAQVFFANSIFEALKRELPVFDFIICPTEYHGRAESEYIRELGEGLLPDIKIMWTGPQVCSQHIPESDAIKASGAFKREILYWDNYPVNDGSMIPELHIGPYVGRDPEIVNHSCGIVLNPMNQAHASMIVLGAAADFLNDPYGYDATISWVNAMRRLTPGLIDEMLLFGEYSLISPIHPDQSERPRKVIEEFRTLCSQGRLEEAIVWLEKEARTILESAKRLKDKLPSVFLEEMALWIYEFERWGEALSVTVEILKSRLKLYVETPEKRDLQQVRELIEKAETTMMELTRARTLSGGNVYREFIMEILIRTKGYFALKERNWL; encoded by the coding sequence GTGAAAGGGTTCAGGATAAGGGGAGTTGTAGAGGGCTTCTACGGGAAACCCTGGTCTATGGAGGATCGATTCGATATCATCCAGTTCATGGGCGATCACGGGTACAATTTGTACATATACGCTCCGAAAGACGACGAGCTTCACAGGTTTCGCTGGAGGGAAAGCTATGGCGACGATTTTGTGAAGGGTTTTTCCATGGTCGTTGAAAAGGGCAGACAGTGTGGAGTCGATGTGGCAATGGCGATCAGCCCAGGTCTGACGGTTGAGTATTCCAGCGAAGACGACCTGCAAACATTCGTCGGGAAATTGTTGAGTTTTACCGAAATGGGAGTCAAGAGCTTCGCACTGTTTTACGACGATATCCCTTTCAGGCTATCTAGCCAAAGGGATAAAGAAAGGTTCAAGTCGCTCGCCAGTGCCCAGGTTTTTTTTGCAAATAGTATTTTCGAAGCTTTGAAAAGAGAATTGCCAGTTTTCGATTTTATAATCTGCCCCACTGAATACCACGGCAGAGCCGAATCAGAATATATCCGGGAACTGGGTGAGGGGCTCTTACCTGATATCAAGATCATGTGGACCGGTCCGCAAGTCTGTTCACAGCACATACCTGAAAGTGACGCCATAAAGGCCAGCGGAGCCTTCAAGAGAGAGATACTTTACTGGGACAATTACCCGGTTAACGATGGGAGTATGATACCTGAGTTGCATATCGGACCGTACGTCGGCAGGGATCCTGAAATCGTGAATCACTCTTGCGGTATAGTGTTGAATCCGATGAACCAGGCTCACGCTTCCATGATAGTTCTCGGTGCAGCGGCCGATTTCTTAAACGACCCCTACGGTTATGACGCAACTATTTCCTGGGTGAATGCCATGAGAAGACTTACTCCGGGACTGATCGACGAGATGCTCCTCTTTGGCGAATACAGTCTAATCAGTCCGATACATCCCGATCAATCGGAAAGACCGAGGAAAGTGATCGAAGAGTTCAGAACACTTTGCTCCCAGGGAAGACTTGAAGAGGCGATTGTGTGGCTTGAAAAAGAGGCACGAACGATACTTGAGTCTGCAAAAAGACTGAAAGACAAACTCCCATCGGTGTTTCTTGAGGAAATGGCCCTCTGGATATACGAATTCGAGCGCTGGGGAGAAGCGCTCTCGGTGACTGTAGAAATTCTAAAAAGCAGACTGAAACTGTACGTTGAAACGCCTGAAAAGAGAGATTTGCAGCAGGTGAGAGAACTCATTGAGAAGGCGGAAACAACAATGATGGAACTTACCAGGGCTAGAACTCTCTCAGGAGGGAACGTATATCGGGAGTTCATAATGGAAATCCTCATACGCACGAAAGGTTACTTTGCACTCAAGGAAAGAAACTGGCTCTGA
- a CDS encoding SDR family NAD(P)-dependent oxidoreductase, with translation MIDLKKALITGASSGIGREFARELASKGYETILVARRYERLKDISEELTAQFNSPSTPVQADLSQRDDLERVSGYLYGVDLLVNNAGFGLIGSFSVLEGEKELEMIRLNVESLYRLSKFYVIARREQGGGIINVASTAAYLPVPFMAVYAATKAFVLSFSEALSEELKDSNFKVMVLSPGPTNTEFFEVASGKSRKVYGSMAPEKVVKKAMSAYEKSKRSVVSGFSNKVVAGGSKIAPKALLLKVAGRVFRDF, from the coding sequence GTGATAGATTTGAAAAAGGCATTGATAACTGGAGCATCGTCAGGCATTGGTAGAGAATTCGCCCGCGAACTGGCTTCAAAAGGTTATGAGACAATACTTGTAGCGAGAAGATACGAAAGATTGAAAGATATTTCGGAGGAGTTGACAGCGCAATTCAACTCCCCTTCCACTCCCGTTCAGGCTGATCTCTCTCAAAGGGACGATCTCGAGCGGGTATCTGGCTACCTTTACGGAGTAGATCTGCTGGTCAACAACGCCGGCTTCGGATTGATCGGTTCCTTCAGTGTGCTGGAAGGCGAGAAAGAGCTAGAGATGATACGTCTCAACGTTGAATCACTTTATCGGTTGTCAAAGTTTTATGTCATAGCCAGAAGAGAACAGGGTGGAGGCATAATCAACGTGGCCTCTACCGCCGCTTATCTTCCCGTTCCTTTCATGGCCGTTTACGCGGCAACCAAGGCTTTCGTATTGAGTTTCAGCGAAGCACTCTCAGAAGAACTCAAAGACAGTAACTTCAAAGTAATGGTTCTCTCGCCGGGACCGACCAACACAGAATTTTTCGAAGTCGCTTCCGGAAAAAGCAGAAAGGTGTACGGCTCCATGGCACCGGAGAAAGTGGTGAAAAAAGCGATGTCGGCTTACGAAAAAAGCAAGAGATCCGTAGTGAGTGGTTTTTCGAATAAAGTAGTTGCAGGAGGATCTAAAATCGCTCCAAAGGCACTGCTATTAAAAGTCGCAGGAAGGGTATTTCGCGACTTCTGA
- a CDS encoding M20 family metallopeptidase, translated as MNLVEVRHKLHMMPEIAFREFKTQAYIKELLTNLSISYEEVAGTGILARWESGDGPYILFRADMDALPVREETGCEFSSRNEGFMHACGHDIHMSVLLGLVERVSIYRPHVNILFLFQPAEEAGGGAKLCLKTLENYPIEEVWALHVTDEYPEGTVNTRPGVLFASAYEIDSTFEGRSAHVAFFKQGRDAVEGAMEFLRRIYESDTGEYVLRFGLIEGGRVRNVVPDSCTLYGTIRAVDVSITERVVAEIEKLGKLVADERELRYLQKVGSRYPQLVVNGDLYKKLCRLVDVNEVEMKYTGEDFAFLALRYPGLMFWLGTGREERVGLHNSKFLPSDSVIEKGVEVFWKVITDRTLSL; from the coding sequence ATGAATCTGGTGGAAGTTAGACACAAATTACACATGATGCCTGAGATAGCTTTTAGGGAGTTCAAGACACAGGCTTACATTAAAGAACTCCTGACGAACCTCTCAATCTCGTATGAGGAAGTCGCGGGAACCGGTATTCTGGCCAGATGGGAGAGCGGTGACGGACCTTACATTTTGTTCAGGGCTGACATGGATGCACTACCTGTGAGAGAAGAAACCGGTTGCGAATTTTCCTCGAGAAACGAAGGGTTCATGCATGCCTGCGGTCACGATATTCACATGTCCGTGCTGCTGGGATTGGTGGAGCGGGTTTCAATTTACAGACCACACGTAAATATACTGTTTCTCTTTCAACCAGCCGAAGAGGCCGGCGGTGGTGCCAAGCTCTGTCTGAAAACGCTCGAAAATTACCCGATCGAAGAGGTCTGGGCACTCCACGTAACGGACGAGTATCCAGAAGGTACGGTAAACACCAGACCTGGAGTCCTTTTCGCCTCGGCTTACGAAATCGATAGCACTTTCGAGGGAAGGTCGGCCCATGTGGCTTTTTTCAAACAGGGAAGGGATGCCGTTGAAGGCGCTATGGAATTTCTCAGACGTATCTACGAATCCGACACCGGCGAGTACGTTTTGAGGTTCGGTTTGATAGAGGGCGGAAGAGTCAGGAACGTTGTGCCGGATTCTTGCACTCTTTACGGTACCATCAGGGCGGTAGATGTTTCCATAACGGAAAGAGTCGTGGCCGAAATCGAAAAACTCGGAAAACTAGTAGCTGACGAACGTGAATTAAGATACCTTCAAAAAGTAGGGTCACGCTACCCACAGCTGGTAGTGAATGGAGATCTTTACAAAAAACTCTGCCGGCTCGTAGATGTCAATGAAGTCGAGATGAAGTACACGGGTGAAGATTTCGCATTCCTGGCCCTCAGGTATCCGGGTCTTATGTTCTGGCTAGGTACTGGAAGAGAAGAGAGGGTGGGTCTGCACAATTCAAAATTTCTGCCTTCCGATTCGGTTATAGAAAAGGGTGTGGAAGTTTTCTGGAAAGTGATCACCGATCGGACGTTATCTCTTTGA
- a CDS encoding protein-L-isoaspartate O-methyltransferase family protein, whose protein sequence is MSMVNLARTLVKMGYLNDERLLKALTMIDRKYFVEKDLSSSAYIDRVCVSFYEGGKILSTSTQPSLLVSMIESLNLENYHRVLEIGTGTGFCACVLGKFLDKGSVLSVEINPDVAERARINISMYNLDNVKVITGDGREGFIEGAPYDAVISTVALDGMSSVLFEQMKTGARAAIPVFRDYRNTPVFLFEKDSETSFSAYEIIPAVFMTVEEIKADPLYMHSSFRATVSQGSIKEITSDR, encoded by the coding sequence ATGTCTATGGTAAATCTGGCGAGAACTCTCGTTAAAATGGGATACCTCAACGACGAAAGGCTCTTAAAGGCTTTAACTATGATCGATCGTAAATACTTCGTTGAAAAGGATCTTTCTAGCTCAGCCTACATCGATAGAGTCTGTGTAAGCTTTTATGAGGGAGGAAAAATTCTTTCGACATCGACGCAGCCTTCACTTCTTGTTTCGATGATCGAAAGTTTAAACCTTGAAAACTACCATCGAGTTCTTGAAATAGGCACTGGGACAGGTTTTTGTGCATGTGTTCTAGGTAAATTCCTAGATAAAGGCTCTGTGCTTTCTGTCGAAATAAACCCCGACGTGGCAGAAAGGGCCAGAATCAATATTTCTATGTACAATTTGGACAATGTTAAAGTTATAACCGGTGACGGTCGTGAGGGTTTTATTGAAGGAGCACCGTACGATGCCGTTATTTCGACTGTTGCGCTCGATGGTATGAGCTCCGTTCTTTTCGAACAGATGAAAACCGGTGCAAGAGCCGCCATACCAGTCTTCAGAGATTACCGGAACACGCCGGTTTTTCTTTTCGAAAAGGATAGTGAAACATCCTTTTCGGCCTATGAGATCATCCCGGCTGTCTTCATGACGGTCGAGGAGATCAAAGCTGACCCTCTTTACATGCACAGTTCCTTTCGCGCCACAGTATCTCAGGGAAGCATCAAAGAGATAACGTCCGATCGGTGA
- a CDS encoding transposase: MKNKTKGESPEEMITPKDIRKVKEAVREIIPAHRQVKGRPREYSDRTIVLLYVIFILFRCSSIVEMYKMIEGKKRLLKVIGELPSRQTLSYRLRRLDIEAISRRIIESIKGGTYIIDSTPIKDITSQGIKKCKNLKFGKNKNGFFWGKKGHFIITQEGIPVKFKLTQANEDDARVGKEMLDNLNGLIIADRGYFKESFLSQFTKEGDLRAIVRPKSRKKDSSFKEKHSQTYSKRWKIERLFQKMKEVFRVEIPRKGGRDDLLSRVTALFLTVATLAFSKFVLNYPILDYLNCC; encoded by the coding sequence ATGAAAAACAAAACGAAAGGAGAGAGTCCCGAAGAAATGATAACACCAAAGGACATAAGAAAAGTGAAGGAAGCGGTGAGAGAGATAATACCTGCACACAGGCAGGTGAAAGGAAGACCCAGAGAGTACTCGGACAGAACGATAGTGTTGTTGTATGTGATTTTTATACTTTTCCGTTGTAGCTCAATCGTTGAGATGTACAAAATGATCGAAGGAAAGAAGAGGCTGTTGAAAGTGATAGGTGAGCTTCCATCAAGGCAGACATTATCATATAGACTGAGAAGGCTGGATATTGAAGCGATAAGCAGGAGGATCATAGAAAGCATAAAAGGCGGAACATACATAATCGACTCGACACCGATAAAGGACATCACAAGTCAGGGGATAAAAAAGTGTAAGAATCTGAAGTTCGGCAAGAACAAGAACGGGTTCTTTTGGGGAAAGAAGGGACATTTCATAATCACTCAAGAAGGGATACCCGTCAAATTCAAGCTGACCCAGGCCAATGAAGACGATGCTAGAGTTGGAAAGGAGATGCTCGACAATCTCAACGGTCTGATTATAGCCGATAGGGGTTACTTCAAAGAGAGCTTCTTGTCCCAATTCACCAAAGAAGGCGATCTACGTGCCATAGTGAGACCGAAATCGAGAAAGAAGGACTCGAGCTTCAAGGAGAAGCACTCACAGACATATTCAAAGCGATGGAAGATAGAGAGGCTGTTCCAGAAAATGAAAGAGGTGTTCAGAGTGGAGATTCCCAGAAAAGGTGGCAGAGATGATCTCTTGTCCAGAGTAACGGCACTATTTCTAACGGTTGCTACTCTTGCCTTCTCCAAGTTCGTGCTCAACTATCCTATTCTGGATTACCTCAATTGTTGCTGA
- a CDS encoding sulfite exporter TauE/SafE family protein — protein sequence MFQACWHPEILSCSQFLIVYLTGALAGFINVVGGGGSILTLPVLMWIGLPSSVANATNRIAILTESIAGAVGFSSKGIRPERKVIPAVMFASSGSILGSFFVLSIQIESLNRVIAILLLLAAFITVFRPPKVEVGKASLLSTAVIFLAVGFYGGFIQAGVGFLLMIAITFVFGFDLVLTNATKVITVLVYTSFSTVSNK from the coding sequence GTGTTTCAGGCTTGTTGGCATCCGGAGATTCTATCATGCTCTCAGTTCCTGATAGTATATTTAACTGGTGCGCTGGCCGGTTTTATAAATGTGGTCGGTGGAGGCGGGTCTATTTTAACTCTTCCGGTTTTGATGTGGATCGGTTTGCCTTCATCGGTGGCCAATGCAACTAACCGTATAGCGATTCTTACAGAGAGTATTGCCGGAGCAGTTGGCTTCTCTTCGAAGGGTATAAGACCTGAGAGGAAAGTAATACCGGCTGTAATGTTTGCCAGTTCTGGCTCAATATTAGGATCTTTTTTCGTTCTATCCATACAGATTGAGAGTTTGAATAGAGTAATCGCAATTTTGCTGCTATTGGCGGCATTTATCACAGTCTTCAGACCTCCGAAAGTTGAAGTAGGTAAAGCATCTCTGCTATCGACTGCGGTAATTTTTCTCGCAGTTGGTTTCTACGGAGGATTCATTCAGGCCGGAGTAGGTTTCTTATTGATGATCGCGATTACGTTTGTGTTCGGTTTCGATCTGGTTTTAACAAACGCGACGAAAGTCATTACGGTCCTGGTATACACTTCTTTTTCGACCGTATCCAATAAATAG
- a CDS encoding MarR family winged helix-turn-helix transcriptional regulator: MIEEKDFSGREDLLKLDRQLCFALYSGARGIIRMYRPILEKLNITYPQYLVLLVLWEHGQMNVRDLGEKLFLDSGTLTPLLKRMERQGIVSRERSIKDERTVLIGLTDKGRKMKEDALSIPFQLAKDLDIDQKEYETLMVALKRLIAKMNL; this comes from the coding sequence ATGATTGAAGAGAAGGATTTTTCCGGCAGAGAGGATTTGCTAAAACTTGACAGACAACTCTGTTTTGCTCTTTATTCAGGTGCCAGAGGTATCATAAGGATGTACCGTCCCATTCTTGAAAAACTCAACATAACATATCCACAGTACCTGGTATTATTGGTCCTCTGGGAACATGGCCAGATGAATGTGCGGGATCTGGGAGAAAAACTCTTTCTAGATTCGGGGACGTTAACTCCTCTGTTGAAGAGAATGGAAAGGCAGGGCATCGTCTCAAGAGAGAGATCTATAAAGGATGAAAGAACCGTTCTAATAGGTCTAACGGATAAAGGAAGAAAAATGAAGGAAGATGCCCTGAGCATTCCATTTCAACTTGCAAAAGATCTGGATATCGATCAGAAAGAGTACGAAACCCTTATGGTCGCTTTGAAGAGATTGATTGCAAAGATGAATCTTTAA